Proteins co-encoded in one Ralstonia sp. RRA genomic window:
- a CDS encoding zinc-dependent peptidase, with protein MLSSVFRWFSGRARSRRLARYAISDTHWSRALAGLPFLLDWPETDLARLRETATLFIAEKEFTTAHDLPLTDEMVISIAVQASVPILELGIACYRDWSRVVIYPGEFVISGELMDEDGVVHDVREQAAGEAARNGLILLSWQDVELGSALAQPGMQPYNVVIHEFAHTLELLSGESDGIPAFSSRLHAGIDREEWADDLHAEYDAFADRCEQIPEHRWDADPILSLLDPYGAQHPAEFFAVASEVFFVEPASLLDTLPTLYALLQAFYLQDPARRMLLAEQRQEGFPP; from the coding sequence ATGCTTTCGTCCGTCTTCCGCTGGTTCTCCGGCCGCGCGCGCTCGCGGCGTCTGGCGCGCTACGCCATCTCCGACACGCACTGGTCGCGTGCGCTCGCTGGCCTGCCCTTTCTGCTGGATTGGCCCGAGACCGACCTCGCGCGCCTGCGTGAAACAGCCACGCTCTTCATTGCCGAAAAGGAATTCACCACCGCGCACGACCTGCCGCTCACCGACGAGATGGTGATCAGCATCGCCGTGCAGGCCAGCGTGCCGATCCTGGAGTTGGGCATTGCGTGCTATCGCGACTGGAGCCGCGTGGTCATCTATCCGGGAGAATTCGTCATCAGCGGCGAGTTGATGGACGAAGATGGCGTGGTCCACGACGTGCGCGAGCAAGCCGCCGGCGAAGCAGCGAGGAATGGCCTGATTCTCCTTTCATGGCAGGACGTCGAACTCGGCAGCGCCTTGGCTCAGCCTGGCATGCAGCCGTACAACGTGGTCATCCATGAGTTCGCGCATACGCTTGAATTGCTAAGCGGCGAATCCGATGGCATTCCCGCGTTCTCCTCGCGCCTGCACGCTGGTATCGACCGCGAGGAATGGGCCGACGATCTGCATGCCGAATACGATGCGTTTGCCGACCGCTGCGAGCAAATCCCGGAACATCGCTGGGATGCCGATCCGATCCTCTCGCTGCTGGATCCGTACGGCGCGCAGCATCCGGCGGAGTTCTTCGCGGTGGCCTCCGAGGTGTTCTTTGTCGAACCGGCCTCGCTGCTCGATACGCTGCCGACGCTGTACGCGTTACTGCAGGCGTTCTACCTCCAGGATCCGGCACGGCGCATGCTGCTTGCCGAGCAACGCCAGGAAGGGTTCCCGCCATGA